AGAGCACCACGGCGTCGCCGATGCCCTTCTCGAAAGCAGCCAGGGCTTGCGCCGGGTCCATGTTCTTGACCACCACGTCCTTGTCCGTGAGGCCCATGGACCTGAGCCACAGGCTCATGGCGTAATGGCCGGACGAGATGGTGGTCACCAGAATGGTCTTGCCCTTGACGTCGTCGGGGTGGCCGTAAAGCTCCGGATATTGGGGGTTGAACCCCTTGGTCTTGAGGATGGGGCTGTCGGGGCGGACAAGGACTGCGTTGGCCAGGGAGTCGTCGTCGCCGATGCCGATGAGGTAGGCGTCATGGCGCAAGGCGGCGAGCATCATGGGAACCCCGCCCGTCGCGCCCAGCACCCACTGTCTGGCTGGCAGGGCTTCCACCTGCGCCATGCCGGAATCGAACATGTGGAGCTTGAATTCCAGCCCCAGTTCCTTGTCCCAGCCTTTTTCCTTGGCATACCACGCGTTGAAGGTGGTTTCTTCCGCCTGCCACGTGGTGTGCAGGACCTGGGGCGCGGCCTGCGCCACTGCTCCGGCGGCGAGCGACATAAGGAGTAGTGCGATCGGCATGACCAGTCTGAAACAGGTTGTCGGCAGCATTCGTGGTCTCCTCGGTTGGAGCGGTTGATGATATCCCTCGGCCAGCTTGCTGGGCAATCGTTTGAGGCGGTCGTTCTTTCACGTTGATGCAGTCCGTGGTGCGCGGTCTGCAGCGCTACATTCCTGTCCGTCTGTTCCGGGCAAGCACGGAAATGAATGCGTGCATGATGCCCGCGGCTGCGTAGGACGTGATCGATGCATGGTCCGATTCGGGCAGCACTTCCACCATGTCCATGCCGACAAGGTGAAGCCCTGGGCATGTTCCCAGCACGAGTTGCAAAGCCTGATGCGAGGTGAAACCGCCGATTTCCGGGGTTCCCGTGCCTGGTGCATAGGCGGCGTCCAGAAAGTCGATGTCGAAGCTCACGTACACCGGCACGCCCGGTTCAATGCGTTCGCGGATTCGTTCGATGGCCTTTTGAACGCCAATGCCGTGCAGTTCCCATCCGCTGATCAGCTCAAGGCCCTTTGCATGTGCGTACTGAAGGCTGTCGTGCGAGTAGAGGGGGCCCCGGATGCCGACCTGCGTGCTTTGCCGGGGCAACACGAGCCCTTCCTCGATGGCCCAATGGAACGTTGTGCCGTGGTTGTAGGGCTTGCCGAAGTAGTCGCTGCCGGTATCGGAATGGGCGTCGAAGTGCAGCAGGGCCACCGGCCCGTGTTTTTGGGCCACGGCGCGGAGCACCGGCAGGGTGATGGAGTGGTCGCCCCCCATGATGACGGGAACGGCCCCGGAATTCATGCAGGGAGCAAGGCCGTTCTGGATACGCTCGAAGCTGTCTTCCGTGTATCCGGGGACTATGTCGATGTCGCCGCAGTCTACCCCGTCGAGATGTTCGAAAATATCAACGTCCAGAACGCTGTTGTAGGATTTCAGGATGCTTGATGCCTCGCGGATGGCCGCCGGTCCGAAGCGGCAACCGGGCTTGTAGCTGGTTGCCGTGTCGAAGGGGACTCCGTAGACGGCAAAGTCGTTGCCTTCCGGGTGCTCCGCGTGTGGGAGGCGCTGAAAGGTCCGTACGCCGCAGAATCTGGGAGAGTGCAGTGAGTTGACCGGTTTGCCCATATGTTCTCCTTGTCCTGGCCGGATGGTTGGTCGGGAGGTGGCAAGAAGTGTTCCGTTGATTAATGTGCTGATATTGTTTTGTTATATTTGAACGGCTGCGCGGTGCTATGCGCGTGTGAATAGGGCCGCGCGCATGCAGGCATGCTTTTGAAAGCAAAGGCATGGTGCAGAAGGATTCCTGGCCGGTGCGGGATTCATCGTGTCTATTCAAAGCTGAATGGGTATATTCAGAAACGAGGCTGTACACCCCGTCGTTGTTGTCGAAACAGCCGGGAGAGGACGCGAGCGCCGGGCAACCACACCTCATCGGCCGCCCGTGGCTTGCGGCGGGTTGGC
This genomic window from Nitratidesulfovibrio sp. SRB-5 contains:
- a CDS encoding ABC transporter substrate-binding protein, with protein sequence MSLAAGAVAQAAPQVLHTTWQAEETTFNAWYAKEKGWDKELGLEFKLHMFDSGMAQVEALPARQWVLGATGGVPMMLAALRHDAYLIGIGDDDSLANAVLVRPDSPILKTKGFNPQYPELYGHPDDVKGKTILVTTISSGHYAMSLWLRSMGLTDKDVVVKNMDPAQALAAFEKGIGDAVVLWAPLLYNGLKKDWKVASDVRKAGGFVPIVLIGDKKFCDENPEVVARFLKIMFRGIDMLRQEGVGLTPEYTRFLKWAGLQMAEDEARMDLLMHPVFTLEEQLRMFDASKGESQVQAWQKDLVKFFTGLGKLKPAEGEKLQPGLYITDKFLKMVPDIKD
- the speB gene encoding agmatinase; the protein is MGKPVNSLHSPRFCGVRTFQRLPHAEHPEGNDFAVYGVPFDTATSYKPGCRFGPAAIREASSILKSYNSVLDVDIFEHLDGVDCGDIDIVPGYTEDSFERIQNGLAPCMNSGAVPVIMGGDHSITLPVLRAVAQKHGPVALLHFDAHSDTGSDYFGKPYNHGTTFHWAIEEGLVLPRQSTQVGIRGPLYSHDSLQYAHAKGLELISGWELHGIGVQKAIERIRERIEPGVPVYVSFDIDFLDAAYAPGTGTPEIGGFTSHQALQLVLGTCPGLHLVGMDMVEVLPESDHASITSYAAAGIMHAFISVLARNRRTGM